From one Microbacterium aurum genomic stretch:
- a CDS encoding Ig-like domain-containing protein → MRRGTVAGLSAAGAVIALVAGVSIAWPGLDAQETPPRDVTAWVLQADGLRYARVNTAIGELDTVRAVSNPSRIVTAPTGAYMFTDSDSKVIRIDDAVPIDLDTEGLRDASAAPAGTAETDSVGDYVAYRTDAGAVYAGRLSTGTLAQIDPRAGGAEEAEAEDAAPYTSDAISVTADGDVFSYSADAGTVVRVDIASGQVERSDEVQADADALALTAAGDAWVLLDTAAGRFWTADAAGGTGTAGAVAVSRAVAGDAVYLADESGLVRLDVADGTAERVFGDSTTSRGTPARPVVDGETVSAAWLPEGAGPGTLWTSTGGDVTLDYGGLTLPAQRRPTFVAAGDSLVLNDARSGWVWSAPDGALLPSSQNWNLDDDVQTASTTNEQEPPPVIDPRPPVAEDDAFGVRPGELVSLPVLLNDHDPNEDVLAVDPASVTGLDPAFGVVTTTDDRQRLAVRVAPDAAGIASFSYAVTDGTSPDGLMSQPATVTLRVVGEGENSAPVWCGVDGCQQDWPSPEVAPGGTISLPVLGDWVDPEGDPVLLLSATDDSGLGQVATTPQGDVVFQHNDTGAADEQSAAVTLTVADARGATTTKQLVVRVRGDAQPVVQSFAVTGVADSRVTVDVAPHVTGTAGDLALTAARVLDDAAASATVVGGSTQFDFAASAPGTYRVTVTVSGGGHDATGTVRITLLAPDAPADLSTAPVVAFVRPQADATVDVFAAVSNPNGRVLLLSDVVVHPASGSSLAADAVGQSQLRVSGSTASGQSGPLGTVSYRVSDGTADEGSQVEGQATVYLLPPAAEAAPIAVDDSVIVRAGAQVDIPVLANDVAAPGTRPRLDAESIESSSTDALAFASGDLLRYLAPDQPGEYTVGYRAFTTGAPALGDIATVRVRVVADDTNREPLPTRLSGRVLSGLSTTIPFDGFGMDPDGDVVRLDRIVTQPTHGSAVISADGTSIVYTSLAGTNGQDSFTYRVVDPQGATGTGTVRIGVLSGDADPAPVTYTDYVHVQGGADSVIRVHPLANDLDPMQGALTLVAVRPDVPELALDGTPTPEFTRLNDLIESITDDTVTIAAGTEPGTMSFLYDVESTSGNTARGLLVVKVVSQRVPDYPVVEDTVLTVENRDDLADGIDVLRGKVLWSGGDAAELTLGLWGAPAGIVADGARLRGRVDDKAHLIPFSVTGETAGGTVTTYAFLRIPAASEVSLALRPGIAPLTVGEDAQAEADLATMVATPRGATLEVGGDDGAAVRAAGAREAATCTLVSGTTIRYTAGAGAPWSDACLVPVRLAGQTNWTVLSVPVVVTPIDPQPTLAPASLEVAPGETHVFDLGSMTTWQGRPEAIEYRVADTAASFDVTLAGTQLTVRGRDDAAPGTVEGVVVEVTSHPGVTPARIALRVGAAPSTLPQGGSVQQQCSQASGRSCSIEVVGASGEVNPLPSTPLQVVAVAPAGACTGVTFSVASATRITASWSDDAPGATCTATFTVRDAQGRQSAAARDGRLLLDLQGFPQAPASIAQSGYADGSVTLRVDPGPAQAAYPALTGFEVRQGGQKVATCSPQGTCPAIAAPNGEQRVYEVVAANAVGFSRAAVRTTAWAYDPPAAPTDASATPVVAGPEGGVASLTIRGVDAADTGALQISSPAGETQTIAVDPRQTQVSVASFRVGANTDTPVTVTPLSRYAVPPGLPGPAPGSMVVLAHGIGAPTSPALTLSAVNVGRGKVDVTATGAATPGGDGATVRYGIVQDGQTCRTSPNGSPEVFRGLDDGRLYTFVLCAESWFDGRSFGSTTTTAEVRAVQSGAAPTGYTFVVGPTAHVDGNRATWTIDQQPTSRETVPNENVVAFSGWPGSTVFDADPRIQVRYEHTSGWWQSAWGTVSPAAGSAPYQVQASWGLGACTGGSELARTSSSTGSLAAITFDTSRISYLDENGATLPTGENPWLVPDAAVQVTGIRVEVDWSRQGWRLDDATAQLSARCTPSPQESTP, encoded by the coding sequence ATGCGCCGGGGAACCGTCGCGGGTCTCAGCGCCGCCGGTGCCGTCATCGCGCTCGTCGCGGGGGTGAGCATCGCCTGGCCGGGACTGGATGCGCAGGAGACCCCGCCCCGCGACGTCACGGCGTGGGTCCTGCAGGCCGACGGACTGCGCTACGCCCGCGTGAACACGGCGATCGGCGAGCTCGACACCGTGCGCGCCGTCAGCAACCCCAGCCGCATCGTCACGGCCCCGACGGGCGCGTACATGTTCACCGACAGCGACTCGAAGGTCATCCGCATCGACGACGCCGTGCCGATCGACCTCGACACCGAGGGGCTGCGCGACGCGAGCGCCGCACCGGCGGGCACGGCCGAGACCGACAGCGTCGGCGACTACGTCGCGTACCGCACCGACGCGGGGGCGGTGTATGCCGGGCGGCTGTCGACGGGCACGCTCGCGCAGATCGATCCGCGCGCCGGCGGCGCCGAGGAGGCGGAGGCCGAGGATGCCGCGCCGTACACCTCCGACGCGATCTCCGTGACGGCCGACGGCGACGTGTTCAGCTACTCCGCCGATGCCGGCACCGTCGTGCGCGTGGACATCGCGTCGGGGCAGGTGGAGCGCTCCGACGAGGTCCAGGCCGACGCGGACGCGCTGGCGCTGACAGCGGCCGGCGACGCCTGGGTGCTGCTCGACACCGCCGCGGGGAGGTTCTGGACCGCGGACGCCGCGGGCGGCACCGGCACGGCGGGCGCCGTCGCGGTCAGCCGCGCCGTCGCCGGCGATGCCGTCTACCTCGCTGACGAGAGCGGGCTCGTGCGGCTGGACGTCGCGGACGGGACGGCCGAGCGCGTCTTCGGCGACAGCACGACCTCGCGCGGAACGCCCGCCCGTCCCGTCGTCGACGGCGAGACCGTCTCGGCGGCGTGGCTGCCCGAGGGTGCGGGCCCCGGGACCCTCTGGACCTCGACGGGCGGCGACGTCACGCTCGACTACGGCGGCCTGACGCTGCCGGCCCAGCGCCGGCCCACCTTCGTCGCGGCGGGGGACTCCCTCGTGCTCAACGACGCACGGTCGGGCTGGGTCTGGTCGGCTCCGGACGGGGCGCTGCTGCCGTCGAGTCAGAACTGGAACCTCGACGACGACGTGCAGACGGCGTCGACGACCAACGAGCAGGAACCGCCGCCGGTCATCGACCCGCGGCCGCCGGTCGCGGAGGACGACGCGTTCGGCGTGCGGCCGGGCGAGCTCGTGTCCCTTCCCGTGCTGCTGAACGACCACGATCCCAATGAGGACGTGCTCGCGGTGGACCCGGCATCCGTCACGGGGCTCGACCCCGCGTTCGGGGTCGTGACGACCACCGATGACCGACAGCGTCTGGCGGTGCGGGTGGCGCCGGATGCCGCAGGCATCGCGAGCTTCTCCTACGCCGTGACCGACGGCACCAGTCCGGACGGGCTGATGTCGCAGCCGGCGACCGTGACGCTGCGGGTGGTGGGCGAAGGCGAAAACTCCGCTCCGGTGTGGTGCGGTGTGGACGGTTGCCAGCAGGACTGGCCCTCGCCCGAGGTGGCGCCCGGCGGCACGATCAGCCTGCCGGTGCTGGGCGACTGGGTCGACCCCGAGGGCGACCCCGTGCTCCTGCTGTCGGCGACCGACGACTCGGGGCTCGGCCAGGTCGCGACGACGCCGCAGGGCGACGTCGTCTTCCAGCACAACGACACCGGCGCCGCCGACGAGCAGTCCGCCGCGGTGACGCTGACGGTCGCCGACGCGCGCGGGGCGACGACGACGAAGCAGCTCGTCGTGCGGGTGCGCGGCGACGCGCAGCCGGTCGTGCAGTCCTTCGCCGTCACCGGCGTCGCCGACTCCCGTGTCACGGTGGACGTCGCGCCCCACGTCACCGGGACGGCGGGCGATCTCGCGCTGACGGCGGCGCGCGTGCTCGACGACGCCGCCGCGTCGGCGACGGTGGTCGGCGGCTCGACGCAGTTCGACTTCGCCGCCTCCGCGCCCGGCACGTACCGCGTCACCGTCACCGTCTCCGGCGGCGGTCACGACGCGACGGGCACCGTGCGCATCACGCTGCTCGCCCCCGACGCCCCCGCGGATCTGTCGACAGCCCCGGTCGTCGCCTTCGTCCGGCCGCAGGCCGACGCGACCGTCGACGTCTTCGCGGCCGTCTCCAACCCCAACGGCCGGGTGCTGCTGCTCAGCGACGTCGTCGTGCATCCCGCCTCCGGCTCGTCGCTGGCGGCGGATGCCGTGGGGCAGAGCCAGCTGCGGGTGTCGGGATCCACGGCGTCGGGACAGTCCGGCCCGCTCGGCACCGTGTCGTACCGCGTGAGCGATGGCACCGCCGACGAGGGCTCGCAGGTGGAGGGGCAGGCGACGGTGTACCTGCTGCCGCCGGCCGCCGAGGCGGCGCCCATCGCGGTGGACGACTCCGTGATCGTCCGCGCCGGCGCGCAGGTCGACATCCCCGTGCTCGCCAACGACGTCGCCGCGCCCGGCACCCGCCCGCGGCTGGACGCGGAGTCGATCGAGTCCTCCTCCACCGACGCGCTCGCCTTCGCCTCCGGCGACCTCCTGCGCTACCTCGCCCCCGACCAGCCGGGCGAGTACACCGTCGGGTATCGGGCGTTCACGACCGGCGCGCCCGCGCTCGGCGACATCGCGACGGTGCGCGTGCGAGTGGTCGCCGACGACACGAACCGCGAGCCGCTGCCCACGCGGCTGTCCGGCCGGGTGCTCAGCGGGCTGTCGACGACGATTCCCTTCGACGGCTTCGGGATGGACCCCGACGGCGACGTCGTGCGGCTCGACCGGATCGTGACGCAGCCCACGCACGGCTCGGCGGTGATCTCCGCCGACGGCACCTCGATCGTCTACACGAGCCTCGCCGGCACGAACGGGCAGGATTCCTTCACCTACCGCGTCGTCGATCCGCAGGGCGCGACCGGCACCGGCACGGTGCGCATCGGGGTGCTGAGCGGCGACGCCGATCCGGCCCCGGTCACCTACACCGACTACGTCCACGTGCAGGGGGGCGCCGACAGCGTCATCCGGGTGCACCCCCTGGCCAACGACCTCGACCCGATGCAGGGGGCGCTGACGCTCGTCGCGGTGCGCCCCGATGTCCCCGAGCTCGCCCTCGACGGCACGCCCACCCCGGAGTTCACGCGGCTGAACGACCTCATCGAGTCGATCACCGACGACACGGTCACGATCGCCGCGGGTACCGAGCCCGGCACGATGTCGTTCCTGTACGACGTGGAGTCGACCTCCGGCAACACCGCGCGGGGCCTGCTCGTCGTGAAGGTCGTGAGCCAGCGCGTGCCGGACTACCCGGTCGTGGAGGACACCGTGCTCACGGTGGAGAACCGCGACGACCTCGCCGACGGCATCGACGTGCTGCGCGGCAAGGTGCTGTGGTCGGGAGGGGATGCCGCGGAGCTCACCCTCGGGCTGTGGGGTGCGCCGGCGGGCATCGTCGCCGACGGCGCGCGCCTGCGCGGCCGCGTCGACGACAAGGCCCACCTGATCCCGTTCTCCGTCACGGGGGAGACCGCCGGCGGAACCGTGACCACGTACGCGTTCCTGCGGATCCCTGCCGCCTCCGAAGTGTCTCTCGCGCTGCGCCCGGGCATCGCGCCGCTGACCGTCGGCGAGGACGCGCAGGCAGAGGCGGACCTCGCGACGATGGTGGCGACGCCGCGCGGGGCGACGCTCGAGGTCGGCGGCGACGACGGTGCCGCGGTGCGCGCCGCGGGCGCGCGCGAGGCGGCCACCTGCACGCTCGTGAGCGGGACGACCATCCGGTACACGGCCGGAGCGGGCGCGCCGTGGTCCGACGCCTGCCTCGTGCCGGTGCGACTGGCGGGCCAGACGAACTGGACAGTGCTCTCGGTTCCGGTCGTCGTCACCCCGATCGACCCGCAGCCGACGCTCGCGCCCGCCTCCCTCGAGGTCGCCCCCGGCGAGACCCACGTGTTCGACCTCGGGTCGATGACGACGTGGCAGGGGCGCCCGGAGGCGATCGAGTACCGGGTCGCCGACACCGCGGCATCGTTCGACGTCACCCTCGCCGGCACCCAGCTGACGGTCCGGGGCCGGGACGACGCCGCGCCGGGCACGGTCGAGGGCGTCGTCGTCGAGGTGACCAGCCACCCCGGCGTCACCCCCGCGCGCATCGCGCTGCGGGTGGGCGCCGCCCCCTCGACCCTGCCTCAGGGCGGCTCGGTGCAGCAGCAGTGCAGCCAGGCCTCAGGCAGGTCATGCTCGATCGAGGTCGTGGGCGCCTCCGGCGAGGTCAACCCGCTGCCGAGCACTCCGCTGCAGGTGGTCGCCGTCGCCCCCGCGGGCGCGTGCACCGGCGTGACGTTCTCGGTCGCGTCGGCGACCCGCATCACGGCGAGCTGGAGCGATGACGCGCCAGGTGCGACCTGCACCGCGACCTTCACGGTCCGCGACGCGCAGGGCCGGCAGAGCGCCGCGGCGCGCGACGGCCGCCTGCTGCTCGACCTGCAGGGGTTCCCGCAGGCGCCCGCGAGCATCGCGCAGTCCGGCTACGCCGACGGCAGTGTGACGCTGCGGGTGGACCCCGGCCCCGCCCAGGCCGCCTACCCCGCCCTCACCGGGTTCGAGGTGCGCCAGGGTGGTCAGAAGGTCGCGACCTGCAGCCCGCAGGGCACGTGCCCCGCCATCGCCGCGCCCAACGGCGAGCAGCGCGTCTACGAGGTGGTCGCCGCGAACGCGGTGGGCTTCTCACGGGCCGCGGTGCGCACCACGGCGTGGGCGTACGACCCGCCGGCCGCGCCCACCGACGCGAGCGCAACGCCCGTCGTGGCCGGTCCCGAGGGCGGGGTCGCGTCGCTGACGATCCGAGGGGTGGATGCCGCCGACACCGGTGCGCTGCAGATCAGCAGCCCGGCGGGGGAGACCCAGACGATCGCGGTGGATCCGCGTCAGACGCAGGTGTCGGTGGCGTCGTTTCGGGTCGGGGCGAACACCGACACCCCGGTGACGGTGACGCCGCTGTCGCGCTACGCCGTGCCCCCGGGCCTGCCCGGACCCGCGCCGGGGTCGATGGTCGTCCTCGCACACGGCATCGGCGCACCCACCTCGCCCGCGCTCACGCTGTCGGCGGTCAACGTCGGCCGCGGCAAGGTCGACGTGACGGCGACCGGCGCCGCCACTCCCGGCGGCGACGGGGCGACGGTCCGGTACGGCATCGTGCAGGACGGGCAGACCTGCCGCACGTCGCCGAACGGGTCCCCCGAGGTCTTCCGCGGCCTCGACGACGGGCGCCTCTACACGTTCGTGCTGTGCGCGGAGTCGTGGTTCGACGGGCGTTCGTTCGGCAGTACCACCACGACCGCCGAGGTCCGGGCCGTCCAGAGCGGAGCGGCGCCGACCGGGTACACGTTCGTCGTCGGGCCGACCGCGCACGTCGACGGCAACCGCGCGACGTGGACGATCGACCAGCAGCCGACCTCGCGCGAGACGGTCCCCAACGAGAACGTCGTCGCCTTCAGCGGCTGGCCCGGCAGCACCGTCTTCGACGCCGATCCGCGCATCCAGGTGCGCTACGAGCACACCTCCGGCTGGTGGCAGTCCGCCTGGGGCACCGTCAGCCCTGCCGCCGGCAGCGCGCCCTACCAGGTGCAGGCCAGCTGGGGTCTCGGCGCCTGCACCGGCGGCAGCGAACTCGCCCGCACGTCGAGTTCCACCGGATCGCTGGCCGCCATCACCTTCGACACGAGTCGCATCAGCTATCTCGACGAGAACGGCGCGACCCTGCCGACCGGCGAGAACCCCTGGCTCGTCCCCGACGCCGCGGTGCAGGTCACCGGCATCCGCGTCGAGGTCGACTGGTCGCGCCAGGGCTGGCGCCTGGACGACGCCACCGCACAGTTGTCCGCCCGCTGCACCCCTTCCCCCCAGGAGAGCACCCCATGA
- a CDS encoding serine/threonine-protein kinase: MTRRLPSAPPLLPGLDYVRPLGSGGFADVFLYQQDMPRRAVAVKVLPANEHDPDLLRMFNAEADVLAHLSAHPAIVTVYQAGISADGRPYIVMEYCPGSLAQRYRIERMPVDEVMAIAVRLAGALESAHRAGLIHRDIKPSNILVTSFGSAVLADFGISSSLVRSAAPDVLAMSIPWSAPEVVAEHTGGTVASEVWSLGATVYSLLAGHSPFERREKDQNTRDLMRRRIARATYVPIARPDVPDDLQHVLATAMTRDPDRRFASAREFGEAVRAVQRAAGLAPTPLEVPTDEWMPASDAVDFADTTVRGPVRSRVEHDGRRRSAGADTVRRSPTNEDDEAIAGASGRHVWPWIVASSAVLLALAATAFAIVWTGSH; this comes from the coding sequence ATGACGCGCAGGCTCCCTTCCGCGCCGCCTCTGCTCCCCGGCCTCGACTACGTCCGGCCGCTGGGCTCGGGCGGATTCGCCGACGTCTTCCTCTACCAGCAGGACATGCCGCGGCGTGCGGTTGCGGTCAAGGTGCTGCCGGCCAACGAGCACGACCCCGATCTGCTGCGGATGTTCAACGCCGAGGCCGACGTGCTCGCGCACCTGTCGGCGCATCCGGCGATCGTGACCGTGTACCAGGCGGGCATCTCCGCCGACGGCCGCCCCTACATCGTGATGGAGTACTGCCCGGGGTCCCTCGCACAGCGCTACCGCATCGAGCGGATGCCGGTTGACGAGGTCATGGCGATCGCCGTGCGGCTGGCGGGCGCGCTCGAGTCGGCGCACCGCGCCGGGCTCATCCACCGCGACATCAAGCCCAGCAACATCCTCGTGACGAGTTTCGGCTCCGCTGTGCTCGCCGACTTCGGCATCTCCTCCTCGCTCGTGCGCAGCGCGGCGCCGGATGTGCTCGCGATGTCGATCCCGTGGAGCGCGCCGGAGGTCGTCGCCGAGCACACCGGCGGCACGGTGGCGAGCGAGGTCTGGAGCCTCGGGGCGACGGTGTACTCGCTGCTGGCGGGGCACAGCCCGTTCGAGCGCCGCGAGAAGGATCAGAACACGCGCGACCTCATGCGCCGGCGTATCGCGCGCGCCACCTACGTCCCGATCGCGCGGCCGGACGTCCCCGACGATCTGCAGCACGTGCTCGCGACCGCGATGACCCGTGACCCCGATCGCCGATTCGCCTCCGCCCGCGAGTTCGGCGAGGCGGTGCGCGCCGTGCAGCGGGCGGCTGGGCTGGCGCCGACGCCGCTGGAGGTTCCGACCGACGAGTGGATGCCGGCATCCGACGCCGTCGACTTCGCCGACACGACGGTGCGGGGACCGGTGCGCAGCCGGGTCGAGCACGACGGCCGGCGCCGCAGTGCCGGGGCGGACACCGTGCGCCGCTCGCCGACGAACGAGGACGACGAGGCCATCGCCGGCGCCTCCGGCCGGCACGTGTGGCCGTGGATCGTCGCCTCCAGCGCCGTGCTGCTGGCGCTCGCCGCGACCGCGTTCGCGATCGTCTGGACGGGATCGCACTGA
- a CDS encoding spermidine/putrescine ABC transporter substrate-binding protein, giving the protein MERSIETQVSQAVDAWLRWLPRWEPATHRGRIAPCRRCFGSPVLSAAGLGADVPHGVQHGLSTRIKTIVDHAVADYTSRNLPMLQAELDQQAARNRARSYRPAEGLDPEFEGLPLDPDPIPGAPFLFTLGGLAEEVDADIPALPPLSEEAKVALRQEVALADDYANMVGREVCTVLLHHRLRIQAAVSQYVEPQIAAMLEELTRSLDAPFDPNADPGLAEP; this is encoded by the coding sequence GTGGAGCGGTCGATCGAGACCCAGGTCAGCCAGGCAGTGGATGCCTGGCTGCGCTGGCTGCCGCGCTGGGAGCCGGCGACGCACCGCGGCCGCATCGCCCCCTGCCGGCGCTGCTTCGGCTCCCCGGTGCTGTCGGCCGCGGGCCTCGGCGCCGATGTCCCGCACGGCGTGCAGCACGGCCTGTCCACGCGCATCAAGACGATTGTCGACCACGCCGTCGCGGACTACACGTCCCGGAACCTTCCGATGCTGCAGGCCGAACTCGACCAGCAGGCGGCCCGTAACCGCGCGCGCAGCTACCGTCCCGCCGAGGGTCTGGACCCGGAGTTCGAGGGGCTGCCGCTGGATCCCGACCCCATCCCGGGTGCCCCGTTCCTCTTCACGCTCGGCGGTCTCGCCGAAGAGGTGGATGCCGACATCCCCGCCCTGCCGCCGCTCAGCGAAGAGGCGAAGGTCGCGCTGCGGCAGGAGGTCGCGCTCGCCGACGACTACGCCAACATGGTCGGCCGTGAGGTCTGCACCGTGCTCCTGCACCACCGGCTGCGGATCCAGGCGGCGGTGAGCCAGTACGTCGAGCCGCAGATCGCGGCGATGCTCGAAGAGCTCACGCGGTCGCTGGACGCCCCGTTCGACCCGAACGCCGACCCCGGGTTGGCCGAACCTTAG
- a CDS encoding DUF6121 family protein yields the protein MTEPRRGVSPPVAVAFAAVGFFALLIAGFGMLSLLSGAEVIAVPGLGPLPGAIATGAATVVFAVTTWIAVRRRHPSYGAVVVIVIATFLAYLAGLAVGAVFAATDAARTAAAIGAFATSWFALVLAAAALVAGWAGIALIRTRAGRPRWPWEQDDRP from the coding sequence ATGACCGAGCCGCGCCGCGGAGTCTCGCCGCCGGTGGCGGTGGCCTTCGCGGCGGTCGGCTTCTTCGCCCTGCTGATCGCGGGCTTCGGGATGCTGAGCCTGCTCTCCGGAGCCGAGGTGATCGCCGTGCCCGGGCTCGGACCGCTCCCCGGCGCCATCGCCACGGGCGCCGCGACCGTCGTGTTCGCGGTGACGACGTGGATCGCGGTGCGTCGCCGGCATCCGTCATACGGCGCCGTCGTGGTCATCGTCATCGCCACCTTCCTCGCCTACCTCGCGGGTCTGGCCGTCGGAGCGGTGTTCGCCGCGACGGATGCCGCGCGCACCGCGGCCGCGATCGGCGCCTTCGCCACGTCGTGGTTCGCCCTCGTGCTCGCCGCCGCCGCCCTCGTGGCGGGCTGGGCCGGCATCGCCCTGATCCGCACGAGAGCGGGCCGCCCGCGCTGGCCGTGGGAGCAGGACGACCGCCCCTGA
- a CDS encoding ABC transporter: MSDPKYGEPVDENVTASEPTSVDDAVASAHEGLADAEAASREVVVEEPVAPAVAADADDTRAAVVDEPAVVAEPVDAEPVVAAPAAEPVDAEPVAEPVVEPAPVYGSSYANDPVDETYTPGAYSTDPAAETVVVAEPVVPVVAPAPQPIFVQAPEAPRPRGNRGAAGAIGLLAAVAFGILYLGAALGLRAIDGDVTAANAGTEALAALQSWWFWVPVVVFFLGFWLLGAIINRGRWGHWVIFGLIVGVVAYAGHILGQLFQAPFWTLTAREGADLVQGEVLAPLSIVAFILGRELTIWFGAWVAARGKRVTELNNEAQREYERTLEAGPRLHQS, from the coding sequence ATGAGCGACCCCAAGTACGGCGAGCCGGTCGACGAGAACGTCACGGCATCCGAGCCCACCTCGGTGGATGACGCCGTCGCGAGCGCGCACGAAGGCCTCGCCGACGCCGAGGCGGCCTCACGGGAGGTCGTCGTGGAAGAGCCCGTCGCGCCCGCGGTGGCCGCCGACGCCGATGACACGCGTGCCGCCGTGGTGGACGAGCCCGCGGTCGTCGCGGAGCCCGTGGACGCCGAGCCCGTCGTGGCCGCGCCGGCGGCCGAGCCCGTGGACGCGGAACCCGTGGCGGAGCCCGTCGTCGAGCCCGCGCCCGTCTACGGCAGCTCCTACGCCAACGACCCGGTCGATGAGACCTACACGCCCGGTGCGTACTCCACCGACCCCGCGGCCGAGACGGTCGTGGTGGCCGAGCCGGTCGTCCCCGTGGTCGCGCCCGCGCCCCAGCCGATCTTCGTCCAGGCCCCCGAGGCACCGCGCCCGCGCGGCAACCGCGGTGCGGCCGGAGCGATCGGCCTGCTGGCGGCGGTGGCCTTCGGCATCCTGTACCTCGGCGCCGCGCTGGGTCTACGCGCGATCGACGGCGACGTCACCGCGGCCAATGCCGGCACCGAGGCGCTCGCGGCGCTGCAGTCGTGGTGGTTCTGGGTTCCCGTAGTCGTCTTCTTCCTCGGCTTCTGGCTGCTGGGCGCCATCATCAACCGCGGCCGCTGGGGCCACTGGGTGATCTTCGGCCTGATCGTCGGCGTCGTCGCCTACGCCGGTCACATCCTGGGCCAGCTGTTCCAGGCGCCGTTCTGGACGCTCACCGCTCGCGAGGGCGCTGATCTCGTGCAGGGCGAGGTGCTCGCGCCGCTGTCGATCGTGGCGTTCATCCTCGGCCGTGAGTTGACGATCTGGTTCGGTGCGTGGGTCGCCGCGCGCGGCAAGCGGGTCACCGAGCTCAACAACGAAGCGCAGCGCGAGTACGAGCGCACGCTCGAGGCGGGGCCGCGGCTCCACCAGAGCTGA